The following nucleotide sequence is from Futiania mangrovi.
GCTGATGGCGAACACGACCGCGGCGAAGAAGGCGCCGACCCCGGTCCCGACCACGAGCAGGCCGAGGCCGTGCGTCGTGAAGAGCAGCGTCGGCACGAACTCCGACATCGGGGGAAAGCCGGTGCCGCTGAAGAACAGCGCGAAGAGCAGATAGGCCACCCGCATCCAGAAGAAATAGGCGAGCAGCAGAACGACGCCGAAAAAGGCAAGCGACACGGGTGAGCGCGTCTTCACGAGGGCGATGGAGCCGGCTGACACGTGCTCCCCGCCCGCAAGACGCCGGCTCTTCTCGTAAAGGCCGACGGCGAGCATCGGCCCGAGCAGCAGGAGGCCACCCGCCAGTGCAAGGAAGAGGGCGGCGATGCCGCTCCACACGAGGCCGTAGAGGATGACGAAGGACGCAGCCGTGAAGACGAGCCCGTAACCGATGCTGAGACCGGGGTGCGTCCACAGGTCGCGCCACCCGGCAGCAAGCCAGGCCCAGGGCGCCTCGTTGGGAAGCGTTGCAACCGTTGCCATGCGGCCCGATGCGCCGGTATCTATGGCACTCATCCGTAACCTCCCTGCATTGTGTTGTTCTGCACAAGTCATGCTACCGTAAAACAAGCGTGCGGGGATAAGTTTCTCTGCGTAGGCGCACACCGCCAACGCGCTGCCGGCGTTCTGTTGGCAAAATTGCATATGTCGTGTTGAATGATTTGTGCGCCGCATCGCTGGCGTGGCTGGACACGGCTGGAAGGCTGGGACGACATGAGTGACAGATCGGAAGTTTCGGTGGCTGCGCCGGACGGTGTGGTGACAGCGGTCAAGGGCGGGCCGTCCTCTCGCTGCCATTCGTGCGGCGTCCGGCACGTCACGATCTGCGGCGTGGTCGACGACACCGTGCTGAAGGCGGTCGAATCGATCTCGCGCACGATCGGCGTGGAGCAGGGCGAGACCCTGTTCGTCGAGGGCGACCCGGTGACGGCGGTCTACAACATCACCCGCGGGATCGTGCGCCTGTCCAAGATGCTGCCCGACGGACGCCGCCAGATCACGGGCTTCCTGTTCCCGGGAGATTTTGTCGGCCTGGGCGCGCGGATGGCCTATGGCTACACGGCCGAGGCGATGACGGCGGCCTGCCTCTGCCGGTTCGAGAAGCCGCGCCTCGACAAGCTGATGCGCGAACACCGGGAGATCGAGGACCAGCTTCTGGCCCTGATGGAGAAGGAGGTCGACCTGGCGCAGGAGCGGATGCTGCTGCTGGGCCGCAAGACCGCGGCGGAGAAGGTCGCCTCGTTCCTGATGAGCCTGTCGGAACGCTTCGACGGCGCGGAGACGTTCCCCGTCGCCATGACCCGCGCGGACATCGCGGACTATCTCGGCCTGACGCTGGAGACGGTCAGCCGGACCCTGTCTGCCTTCCAGCGCGACGGGCTGATCTCGCTGGAGCGGGCGCACATGATCCGCCTGCTGGACCGGACCCGCCTGGAGGACATGACGGGTACGTGAGCCCCGCGGGCAGCGTGCGCCGGCCCCCGCGGCCGCCCCCGCCTGCGCAGGGCCTTGGGGCTTGATCGGCGCGGCGGTCTCTCCCAAGCTACCGGACGACCACGCCGTGCGGCCGGGACGCCACGCGGCATTTCAGGATGCGTTCCTCAAAGGGGGAAGGAGTTGCCCATGATCAAGCACGTGCTGGCGCGCACGCTGACTGCACTCGCCATCGTCGCGGGGTCCGCCGCCGGGGCTGCCGCCGCGGACATCGACATCGAACTGAACAAGCTGGAGCCGCAGGAAAACGGCTGCCTCGCATACATGGTGCTGAAGAACGGGCTGGAGCAGCCGGTGACGGGGCTGCGGCTCGAGACCTACCTGTTCGATGCAGACGGCATCATCGTGCAGCCGCTGACGGTGGACGTCGCCCCGATCCGCGCGTCTAGCACGGTCATCAAGCGCTTCGTCATCCCCGCGGTGCAGTGCACGGC
It contains:
- a CDS encoding DUF2189 domain-containing protein gives rise to the protein MSAIDTGASGRMATVATLPNEAPWAWLAAGWRDLWTHPGLSIGYGLVFTAASFVILYGLVWSGIAALFLALAGGLLLLGPMLAVGLYEKSRRLAGGEHVSAGSIALVKTRSPVSLAFFGVVLLLAYFFWMRVAYLLFALFFSGTGFPPMSEFVPTLLFTTHGLGLLVVGTGVGAFFAAVVFAISVVSVPMMVSREVDTLTAVVTSIQAVVRNPAPMLLWAVLIAGIMALGVVTFFVGLAVAFPLIGHATWHAYKATVH
- a CDS encoding Crp/Fnr family transcriptional regulator, encoding MSDRSEVSVAAPDGVVTAVKGGPSSRCHSCGVRHVTICGVVDDTVLKAVESISRTIGVEQGETLFVEGDPVTAVYNITRGIVRLSKMLPDGRRQITGFLFPGDFVGLGARMAYGYTAEAMTAACLCRFEKPRLDKLMREHREIEDQLLALMEKEVDLAQERMLLLGRKTAAEKVASFLMSLSERFDGAETFPVAMTRADIADYLGLTLETVSRTLSAFQRDGLISLERAHMIRLLDRTRLEDMTGT